Proteins from a single region of Gemmatimonas sp. UBA7669:
- a CDS encoding NTP/NDP exchange transporter → MNAETGLLARLRASVGARPGEGAVLVWATTYYFLVLCAYYVIRPIRDDMGAASGAENLAWLFTGTMVGMLLVHPLYTSLVSKLRRRQFIGWTYRFFILNLVVFYLIFRAVDASQAVWVGRVFFIWTSIFNLFVVSVFWSLLTDVFRPGQGKRLFGVVAVGGTVGAMLGASITTGLVGLMGPLNLMLVSALILELAVRASHVLDKAEAAMRLSDDGTDPASEVGAPSTTTAGAPAPASSEAVIGGGMLDGIKHILSSPYLLGIASLILFYTISSTFLYFQQVDVVARTFGEDRAARTQVFGAMDIAVNALTLLAQLFVTGRFIKWLGVGAALAFLPLVTLIGFGVMGFAPTLAVLIVFQVARRAGNFAIQRPAREALFTVLGRSDKYKAKNFSDTFVYRLGDQVGAWSYTWMGVFGLGLSGLAFSMVPLSLAWLALAGWLGRQYLTKEKVKTP, encoded by the coding sequence ATGAACGCTGAAACAGGACTGCTGGCGCGGCTGCGCGCCAGCGTCGGCGCACGCCCGGGAGAAGGCGCGGTGCTGGTGTGGGCCACGACGTATTACTTCCTCGTGCTCTGCGCCTACTACGTCATCCGCCCCATTCGCGACGACATGGGCGCGGCCAGTGGCGCCGAGAATCTGGCCTGGCTGTTCACTGGCACCATGGTGGGCATGCTGCTCGTGCACCCGCTCTACACGTCGCTCGTATCGAAGCTGAGGCGGCGGCAGTTCATTGGGTGGACCTACCGGTTCTTCATTCTGAATCTGGTGGTGTTCTACCTGATCTTCCGCGCCGTCGACGCATCGCAGGCCGTGTGGGTGGGCCGCGTGTTCTTCATCTGGACCAGCATCTTCAACCTGTTCGTTGTATCGGTGTTCTGGTCGCTGCTCACCGACGTGTTCCGCCCGGGTCAGGGCAAGCGACTCTTTGGCGTGGTGGCGGTGGGCGGTACGGTGGGCGCCATGCTGGGCGCCAGCATCACCACCGGGTTGGTGGGCCTCATGGGTCCGCTCAATCTCATGCTGGTTTCGGCGCTCATTCTCGAGCTAGCGGTGCGCGCCTCGCATGTGCTCGACAAGGCCGAAGCAGCCATGCGGCTCAGCGATGACGGGACAGACCCCGCGTCCGAGGTCGGTGCGCCGTCGACCACCACGGCCGGTGCACCCGCCCCCGCCTCGTCAGAGGCCGTCATCGGTGGCGGCATGCTGGACGGCATCAAGCACATCCTGTCGTCGCCGTACCTCCTCGGTATCGCCTCGCTCATTCTGTTCTACACCATCTCCAGCACCTTCCTGTACTTCCAGCAGGTGGACGTGGTGGCTCGCACGTTTGGCGAAGATCGCGCAGCGCGCACGCAGGTGTTTGGCGCCATGGACATTGCCGTCAACGCGCTCACGCTGCTGGCGCAGTTGTTCGTGACCGGCCGCTTCATCAAGTGGCTGGGAGTCGGCGCTGCACTGGCCTTCCTGCCGCTGGTCACGCTCATCGGCTTTGGCGTGATGGGTTTTGCGCCCACGCTGGCGGTGCTGATCGTGTTCCAGGTGGCCCGTCGTGCCGGCAACTTTGCCATTCAACGTCCAGCCCGCGAAGCCCTCTTCACCGTGCTCGGGCGCTCCGACAAGTACAAGGCCAAGAACTTCAGCGACACCTTCGTGTATCGACTCGGCGATCAGGTGGGCGCCTGGTCCTATACCTGGATGGGCGTGTTCGGACTCGGACTGTCCGGCCTGGCGTTCTCCATGGTGCCGCTGTCCCTGGCCTGGCTGGCGCTGGCTGGATGGCTGGGGCGGCAGTATCTCACCAAGGAGAAAGTGAAGACACCGTAG
- a CDS encoding aldo/keto reductase — MISRRDFLATTAGVGATLSLTPRLLDALAQGQLIQRAIPSTGEKIPVIGLGSSATFSSVARSEDVTALREVFKAMTDRGASVFDTAPSYGASEEVAGKLVNEMGIANKMFWATKLNVAGRGGGTADVAAAKAQVEQSFARFKRAKIDLIQVHNMADPPTQLGVLQEYKKAGKVRYVGITTTSDSQYGLLESVMRNEPLDFIGIDYAADNRGVEDKILPLAQERKIGVLVYAPFGRTSLFSRAANTPVPEFAKEFGAATYAQFFLKFILAHPAVTAITPATSKATNMIDNIGGGIGKLPTAAQREQIIKFVDALPPARR, encoded by the coding sequence ACGCTGAGCCTCACCCCCCGATTGCTCGACGCGCTGGCGCAGGGGCAGCTCATCCAGCGCGCCATTCCCTCGACGGGCGAGAAGATCCCCGTGATCGGCCTCGGGAGTTCCGCCACATTCTCTTCCGTGGCGCGCAGCGAGGATGTGACCGCACTACGTGAAGTGTTCAAGGCCATGACCGATCGCGGGGCCAGTGTGTTTGACACGGCGCCATCGTATGGCGCCTCCGAAGAGGTGGCCGGCAAGCTGGTCAACGAGATGGGCATTGCCAACAAGATGTTCTGGGCCACCAAGCTCAATGTGGCCGGCCGCGGTGGGGGAACAGCCGATGTGGCGGCGGCCAAGGCGCAGGTCGAGCAGTCGTTCGCGCGCTTCAAGCGGGCGAAGATCGACCTCATCCAGGTGCACAACATGGCCGATCCGCCAACGCAGCTTGGTGTGCTGCAGGAGTACAAGAAGGCCGGCAAGGTGCGCTATGTGGGCATCACCACCACCAGTGACAGTCAGTATGGTCTGCTGGAAAGCGTGATGCGCAATGAGCCGCTGGATTTCATCGGCATCGACTACGCGGCCGACAACCGCGGTGTGGAGGACAAGATTCTGCCGCTCGCACAGGAACGGAAGATTGGCGTGCTCGTGTACGCGCCGTTCGGTCGCACCAGCCTGTTCAGTCGCGCCGCCAACACGCCCGTGCCCGAGTTCGCCAAGGAGTTTGGCGCGGCCACCTATGCGCAGTTCTTCCTCAAGTTCATCCTCGCGCATCCGGCGGTCACCGCCATCACGCCGGCGACCAGCAAGGCGACGAACATGATCGACAACATCGGCGGCGGCATCGGCAAGTTGCCCACAGCGGCCCAGCGTGAACAGATCATCAAGTTCGTGGATGCCCTGCCGCCTGCGCGGCGCTGA